The Ignavibacteriota bacterium genome contains the following window.
TCAGGTTCATTAATCAAACTATTATTATCAATACCAACTTGATTATTATCTAAATCATCATTTTCAATTGATCTATCATCTTTAATAACAAATTCCTTTATAGCAGTTCTAAACTCTTTTATCTCACCAGTTGATAAGTTCTCTTCTTTAAGAATAATATATTCAGTACTATCTTTTACTTTAAGTTTCTTATTGATTAAGGTAGGTTTATCATCTATTTTTGTAGTTTTAGAAGAAAGATTTTTATCTTTCAATTTATCAATTTTCTTTTTATCTACTAATGATATTGATAGATTTTTTTTCTTTGAGATACTGTTGTCAATAACTTTATCAGTCATTGGCTTAATAATCTTTGTATTTATAGTATCAATTTTAGCCAAATCCACATTGTTAATAACAGATTTATCTTTTTTATTAATTATAGTATCCTTGACTTTTAACGAATCAATTTTTGCTAAATCAACTTTATTTATTACAGGTTTGGTGATTCTTGTATTTGCAGTATCCTTGACTTGTGACGAATCAATTTTTGCTAAATCAACTTTATTTATTACAGGTTTGGTAATTTTTGTATTAGCAGTATCCTTGACTTGTGACGAATCAATTTTTGCTAAATCAACTTTATTTATTACAGGTTTGGTGATTCTTGTATTTGCAGTTTCCTTGACTTGTGACGAATCAATTTTAGAATAATCATTTTTAATAACTTTTGGTTTGACAATTCTATTCTTAGGATGCTCATTAGATAAAATAGTGTCAATAATTTGATTAATACTTGATATTTTAGCTGAATCTATAATCAATGGAACATTATTCTTTTCCTTATCATTATTTGATATTGCTTGTGCTGAGTTTTTTGCAATAGAACTTGTTGATGTGGATTCATCAATATTTTTGCTCGCCGTCATAATTTGATTTTTTGTAGTTGCTTTGTCCTTAATTTTCTTATTTTTATTTGCAAATTGTTGAGTATTTGTAGTTTTAATTGAGTTACGACTTTCTTTGTATGAAGCCACAAATAAATCAATGTTTTTTAAAACAGAATCATACTTAGTTAATACACTCTTACTAATTGGTTCATTACTTTTTGCACTTAATCCTGCACTAAATATTTTTGCTATCCTATCAATTTGTTCTTTTCTTTTATCTGTATTTTTATACTTCTGCTTTTCTTCAATCTCATTTGCAATCACTTCAATTAAGCTTGGATTAGACTTGCTTTTTGACAAGTCATTATTTTTTAAAGCAGAAATTTGATCCATTGAGCTTCTATAGTAGTTTAATATATCTTTTAGCTCAGTATCACTTAATGTTTCAAGGTATTTCCTTGTAGAATATAAAGAATCTTTTGTTAAATCAAGCGCAACCTCTTCGGCCACCCAAGCTTTATTAACTTTTTCAGTTGTCCTAGAGAAAAATACAAAATAAATGATATTAATTACTGCAATCAAAATCAGCCAATTGAAGAAATACTCCGGTAACTTTTTATAACTTAAAATTGAACTGATTTTATAAAAGTAATAAACAATCATGGATAGTAAAATAGGCATCATAAAACCAGCATATCTAGAATTACCACTGCCTAGTATTGAAAATGCAATGCCTACTAAAATCGTCATTGAGAATACAATATAATCAAATTTTGATTTATCAATCCCCTTATGTAACAATACAAAAATAAATAAGGGTATGATTATCCAATTTGCAATACTAAGTGTACCAAATCCAAAAAACAAATCAAAGTATTGAATTAATATAATTCTAAATGGCGTATCAAGCCCTCTTCTAGTAAAATATCCACTCATTTCAAATTCATCTGATTTAACATCATTTTCTAATAAATAAATAATAATAATATTTATCGCAATAACGATAATAAATAGCAAAAATGAAATTACTTTTTCCTTTTTTAACTTATTCATAACATTTTAAGTATTAAATCAAGTATTCTTTCAACTTTAGTTAGAAAATTAAACTTTGCTCCAAATATCCAGCCGTCTCCCCAAATTATTTCAAATAAATAATTTGATACACCAAATATTTGTATGAGAATAGTAAAAATTAGGATTTGTTCCATCGACTTAAATATATTTTGCTTTACCAATAATAGGTATAAAATAATTTGCACAGGTAGTATTATTAAATTGATTGAATGTACTGTTGCTCCAAGTCCAACTGTCATTGAAAATAATAGAAGATTGTAACTCTTCTTTTTTGTCAGAAGCTCGTAAATATATATGTTAGATAATAAAAATAAGACGTAAGAAATTGATGACGAGCCGTATGTTGCAATTAAGAAAATAAATGAACCAGAAAACAATAATAGTGCAGAACTATACAATGCTACAATCTCATTTACTTTTTCTTTCAAAAATAAATATACTAGTAAAATTAGATAACCTCCATTGACAAGTGGAATAAACCTATAATAAAAGTCTGAGTTTGAGTTGTTGATGTTTAAAAGATTCTCAATCACTTTAAACATAGGATAGCCGTATCCATGCTTATCTGCCTTGAGAATTCCATACAAATCTAAGTACTTATAACTACTATATTCTATTGTAGTGGATTCAGAAATTGCATTAGCTGTTAGTGCATAAACTAAAGTATCATGATTGGATAATCCTCTAAAAGAAAAAAGAGTCACAGAAAATATCAAATATAAAATAATAACTATAACTATTTTATTGATTTTTAGGTAATTGTAAAATTCGTGAATTTTAAAATTTGTAAATTCTTTAAACAATTTTCCATTAATTTCAAGAACAAGCATCACAATAAATTTAAATTTTAAAAAACTAATCAATAAAAAGTATATACATGTTAATATAAGGATATAGATAAATGAATATAATCCAGGTAATAAAAAAAAGCAATAAAAAAGGATTAAACCATTTATTAATTGACCAATAATCAATATTGATAATACATTTAATGATGTTATTGGGAATTCAAAATATTTATTCAAAAAGCCAAATAATATAAGTGAAGGTAGAATTGAATTAAAAATCAAGACAATCATAAACTCAATAATATTAAGTATTATTTCAACTATCATGCTTTTGACTATTTAATTTATTGATAATATACTTAAATTTTCCAGCTTCCGTTGTATCAATTGAATCTACAAACTCGAAATTTAAAATCCACATTGGTGCTCTATCATGAACAATTTTATTAATCATCTTGATTTGGTTTTCATCAAAATTTTTTTCTTTAATGATTTTGATTGTTATATTGAATAAATCTTCTTGTATAACTTGATATTGTTTAATACCTTGGCAATGCACTTTAAATATATATGAGAATATCCAGCCATGAATATATTTACCATCTGGAGATTGTAATATATCAACAGACCTTCCTACAATTTCCTTTATTCTTTTGGTTTGCCTGCCACATGAACATAATTCTTCTGTTACGGTTGCAATATCACCGGTCTCATACCTTATTAAAGGGTAGGCATAGTTATACAAACTTGTAGCTAATACTCGACCTTCAGATTCGCAATTTTCCATATTGTTAGAATCAACTGTTTCCATTATTGAATTTTGAGTATCTATATGCATGCCATCGTGTTTTACGCATTCGTATGCACTCAAACCACCATCATACAATCCATATTGATCAAATACTTTACATTGGAATACATTTTCAATTTTTTCACGCATATAATCATGAAGCTTTTCAGTCATTGAAAATACGGCATTAAATTTATAATTATTTAAATTTGATTTGTCAATCCAGTCTGCCAAAAAATATAATGAAGAAGCATATCCGCGTATATACAATGGTTTTTCTTTAACCAAAGTATTATAATATAATTTCAAATTTCTCTCTTCCATATCAAAAGATGATAATTTATGAAAATTCAATCCATATTTATAAAAGTATTTTATTCCAATACTTCCACTACCACCTATTGAACTTCCTCCAAGAAAGAGTATTTTATCACCAAAATTATAACCAGCATTTGTTAAACCTAAGTAAAGAAGTGCTATACTCCTTATTCTTTGTTTATGGTCTATATAAAATATAAAAGGTGTACCTGTTGTACCGCCTGTTCTCCCTTGTTTATGCTTGAATTGAACTAAATTTTTGGGTATGAATTGATTCGGATTCTTTTTTACAATTTCTTTAGTTAAAACAGGTAATTTACCTAAATCTTCAATTGTGTTAATATCATCATACTTTATATTTAAATTGTTAAATATTTCTTTGTAATATGGAACATTATTATAACAGTGGATCAACATTCTATTTAACTGAGTCTCTTGATCTTTTTTTAACTCTAATTTTGATTTAAATTCAATATTTTTGAATTGTTCATATAGCTTGATAATATCTATATCAAAAACATTATTTGCTAGTTTAAATATAACGGATTTTATCATATTATTTAAATAAGTTAGTTTCTAATAAGTTCAACTTCTTAATTTCTCTTCACCAGAAAAACTAAATATCTCTTGTAACTTATCAAGAAATAGTTTCTAATATCAGTGAAAATTAAAAGCTTTTAAATCATAAATAAATTTTGTCACATCAATTTTATCTGCTACTATCTTGTTAGCTTTTTCATTCGATTCTAACTTTACTCTATCAAAATCAATTGAATTTAAGTGATTCAAAATTTCTTTAATATCTATTGATTTATAGATTAAATTATACTTTTCAATTTCTTCCTTTATATATCCCATTGAAGGCAAAGAATTCATATAAATTGAATAAGTTCCCAAGCAAGCGGCTTCACTTGCCATTGTTCCACCCTCACCCAAATACATTGTTGCATAGTAGAGTAAATCATGCATCTTTGTAGGGCATATTTTCATTCTGTATTCTTCAAATTCTTCCGGTAATTCTTTTTCAGAAGAGATAATTATTTTTCCGTGTGGCTTCAAAGTTTCAATTAGTTTTCTTTTATCTTCAATGCTAAGTCCTTTTTGCCCAACATCATGAGTTGCCTCCCATGATACGAAACGAACTACAAAGAATTTATCATTTTCGGTTAATCCAATTTCTTTCAATACTTCAGGATTTGGGGTAAATCTATCAGGATGCAAATATGCAAGTTCGTGATATCCGGCGTATCTGATTTGCTTTGGTCCCAAGTCATCCGTAAAACAATCCGGTGTATAAATTTTAGTTGCAAAAGGTTTAAATAACTTTATTTGTTCTTTAGCGTGCTCTGTATCAGTGAAAACAAAGAACTTTGCTTTTGATACTAAAGTTCCAAATGGTCTTGCAGAAGAAATACTTAGTATATAGTCGGGTTTAAATTTAAAGCAAAACAAAGTAAATTTCAATCCAACAATTAGAAAATCAATAAACTTTTTAAATAATCCTTTTCTATATGTACCCATATTCACATAAGGTATATTGTATATATTTAAAAGTAATTCACTAATTTCTTTAGTTGTTGATGTTACTCTGACTTCATATTCATCTTTTACTAATTGGAAATACAAATTCTTAAAAAAATGTACATGAGCAGGATGGTTAATATCAATTATAATTTTTATATTTCTCATATTTTCATCATTTTGTTTTTCATCGCAGGTGCCCTGTAACCAGAAACCTCACGCTCAAAATAATTTTCAAGAATATTCTTTGCCTGCAACAATTCAGATTTCCATTCATCATTAGATTGAGTCTGTACCTTTGTTTTAGTATCGAAAGGCACGGTATGATGCAGACTATGACACGCGATTTCGTGTTTCGATTCTTTAAGTGCTTTCATAATCACGGGGTATCTGTCCACCTGGTCGGCAATCACAAAGAAAGTAGCAGTTATGTTATGCTTCTTCAGAAGTTCAAGAGTCTTGAGCGTGGAATCAGTAATATAGTCAAAGCGTCCGTTCCAATCTTTAAAGAATTCATCCACCGTTTTATACATAGCAAATGAACTACCCGTTATCGCAGGAGTATGATACCAATCATCAAGGTCTATGGAGAGAAAGATTTTGTTCAAGTTAGTTATCGAGTTATTGAGTTATCGAGTTATTGAGTTATTGAGTTATTGTGTTATCGAGTTATTGAGTTATTGAGTTATCGAGTTATTGAGTTATTGAGTTATTGAGTTATCGAGTTAGTGAGTTAGTGAGTTATTGAGTTGTTGAGTTATTGAGTTAGTGAGTTAGTGAGTTATTGAGTTATTGAGTTATTGAGTTATTGAGTTATTGAGTTATTGAGTTATTGTGTTATTGTGTTGTTGAGTTATTGAGTTTGTTAGTTATTGAGTTATTGAGTTATCGAGTTATTGAGTTATCGAGTTAGTGAGTTATTGAGTTATCGAGTTAGTGAGTTATCGAGTTATTGTGTTATTGTGTTATTGAGTTAGTGAGTTATCGAGTTATCGAGTTATTGAGTTATCGAGTTAGTGAGTTATTGAGTTGTTGAGTTATTGAGTTATTGAGTTATCGAGTTATTGAGTTATCGAGTTATTGAGTTATTGAGTTATTGAGTTATTGAGTTATTGAGTTATTGAGTTAGTGAGTGATTGTGTTATTGTGTTAT
Protein-coding sequences here:
- a CDS encoding glycosyltransferase family 39 protein — protein: MLVLEINGKLFKEFTNFKIHEFYNYLKINKIVIVIILYLIFSVTLFSFRGLSNHDTLVYALTANAISESTTIEYSSYKYLDLYGILKADKHGYGYPMFKVIENLLNINNSNSDFYYRFIPLVNGGYLILLVYLFLKEKVNEIVALYSSALLLFSGSFIFLIATYGSSSISYVLFLLSNIYIYELLTKKKSYNLLLFSMTVGLGATVHSINLIILPVQIILYLLLVKQNIFKSMEQILIFTILIQIFGVSNYLFEIIWGDGWIFGAKFNFLTKVERILDLILKML
- a CDS encoding phenylacetate--CoA ligase family protein; the protein is MIKSVIFKLANNVFDIDIIKLYEQFKNIEFKSKLELKKDQETQLNRMLIHCYNNVPYYKEIFNNLNIKYDDINTIEDLGKLPVLTKEIVKKNPNQFIPKNLVQFKHKQGRTGGTTGTPFIFYIDHKQRIRSIALLYLGLTNAGYNFGDKILFLGGSSIGGSGSIGIKYFYKYGLNFHKLSSFDMEERNLKLYYNTLVKEKPLYIRGYASSLYFLADWIDKSNLNNYKFNAVFSMTEKLHDYMREKIENVFQCKVFDQYGLYDGGLSAYECVKHDGMHIDTQNSIMETVDSNNMENCESEGRVLATSLYNYAYPLIRYETGDIATVTEELCSCGRQTKRIKEIVGRSVDILQSPDGKYIHGWIFSYIFKVHCQGIKQYQVIQEDLFNITIKIIKEKNFDENQIKMINKIVHDRAPMWILNFEFVDSIDTTEAGKFKYIINKLNSQKHDS
- a CDS encoding DUF354 domain-containing protein; the encoded protein is MRNIKIIIDINHPAHVHFFKNLYFQLVKDEYEVRVTSTTKEISELLLNIYNIPYVNMGTYRKGLFKKFIDFLIVGLKFTLFCFKFKPDYILSISSARPFGTLVSKAKFFVFTDTEHAKEQIKLFKPFATKIYTPDCFTDDLGPKQIRYAGYHELAYLHPDRFTPNPEVLKEIGLTENDKFFVVRFVSWEATHDVGQKGLSIEDKRKLIETLKPHGKIIISSEKELPEEFEEYRMKICPTKMHDLLYYATMYLGEGGTMASEAACLGTYSIYMNSLPSMGYIKEEIEKYNLIYKSIDIKEILNHLNSIDFDRVKLESNEKANKIVADKIDVTKFIYDLKAFNFH
- a CDS encoding polysaccharide deacetylase family protein; protein product: MNKIFLSIDLDDWYHTPAITGSSFAMYKTVDEFFKDWNGRFDYITDSTLKTLELLKKHNITATFFVIADQVDRYPVIMKALKESKHEIACHSLHHTVPFDTKTKVQTQSNDEWKSELLQAKNILENYFEREVSGYRAPAMKNKMMKI